A DNA window from Agrobacterium vaccinii contains the following coding sequences:
- a CDS encoding helix-turn-helix domain-containing protein, protein MTTPAKDQLYGEGAPAQTPFRFHCETLFSRSSLHRFEINLHRHESFLQILFFTGGEGDTTLENEVMAIRPPAVVIAPPGFEHGFRFSRDIAGMILTLIPAALSPAAQAVARQHLKRPMLLGLEEEPARQSIMECFTAIWNEYSSSHSGRDAMMEGQITTLIVRLSRIAQQTVPDKSSGRFDLLLGLIARHLRDNRNAEFYADQLGISQTHLNRLVRQQCGTSLQRLIAQRQLEIAKQELLFTSSTVQMVASGLGFSDPAYFSRFFTRETGTTPRTWRMAEQQRLAASSQDTV, encoded by the coding sequence ATGACAACACCGGCAAAAGACCAGCTCTATGGAGAAGGTGCGCCAGCGCAGACACCGTTCCGCTTCCACTGCGAAACTCTTTTTTCGCGCAGCAGTCTTCACCGGTTTGAAATAAACCTGCACCGGCACGAGAGTTTTTTGCAAATCCTTTTCTTCACCGGCGGTGAAGGCGACACGACCCTGGAAAATGAAGTTATGGCGATCAGGCCACCCGCCGTGGTGATTGCGCCGCCGGGCTTCGAACATGGGTTTCGCTTCTCCCGCGACATCGCCGGGATGATCCTGACCTTGATCCCCGCAGCCTTATCCCCGGCAGCGCAAGCCGTGGCACGGCAGCATCTGAAACGCCCTATGCTGCTTGGTCTCGAGGAAGAACCGGCACGGCAGAGCATCATGGAATGCTTCACGGCGATCTGGAATGAGTATTCCAGCAGCCATTCCGGCCGTGACGCGATGATGGAAGGGCAGATTACGACGCTGATCGTCCGACTGTCACGCATCGCGCAACAGACCGTGCCTGACAAAAGCAGCGGTCGATTTGACCTTCTGCTGGGGCTCATCGCCAGGCATCTTCGCGACAACAGAAATGCAGAATTCTATGCGGACCAGCTTGGCATATCGCAGACGCACTTGAACCGGCTGGTGCGTCAGCAATGCGGCACAAGCCTTCAGCGGCTGATCGCACAACGCCAATTGGAGATCGCCAAACAGGAGCTCCTGTTTACATCATCGACGGTGCAAATGGTCGCGAGCGGCCTGGGGTTTAGCGATCCCGCTTACTTCTCCCGTTTTTTTACGCGGGAAACCGGCACGACGCCGAGGACGTGGCGAATGGCGGAACAGCAAAGGCTGGCGGCATCGTCCCAAGACACCGTTTAG
- the pcaQ gene encoding pca operon transcription factor PcaQ produces the protein MVDARIKFRHIQTFVEIARQKSVVRAAAILRISQPAVTKTVRELEEVLGVTLFERDGRGIKLSRYGEIFLKHAGATMTALRQAVDSVSPDAARIGTPLRIGALPTVSVSIMPQAMVSFLAEDTGSTVKIVTGENAVLLEQLRVGDLDLVVGRLATPDKMTGFSFEHLYSEKVRFVVRAGHPLLAENISIFERLNKFPVLTPTRNSVIGPVVDQFLLAHGVAPLPTRIETVSDAFGRAFLRKSDAVWIISEGVVAADIADGTLAVLPLDTADTSGPVGLTMRADTQPSLPLSLLMQTIRETAAALSSSRG, from the coding sequence ATGGTAGACGCCCGCATCAAATTCCGGCACATCCAGACCTTCGTGGAAATCGCACGCCAGAAAAGCGTGGTTCGGGCGGCTGCAATTTTACGGATCAGCCAGCCAGCCGTTACCAAAACCGTCCGTGAACTGGAAGAGGTGCTCGGCGTGACACTGTTCGAGCGTGACGGACGTGGCATAAAGCTCAGCCGTTACGGCGAGATTTTTCTCAAACATGCGGGTGCGACCATGACGGCGCTGCGGCAGGCAGTGGATTCCGTTTCGCCGGATGCGGCCAGAATAGGCACGCCCCTGCGCATCGGCGCCCTGCCCACGGTGTCCGTCAGCATCATGCCGCAGGCGATGGTCAGCTTTCTGGCGGAAGATACCGGCAGCACGGTGAAAATCGTGACGGGTGAAAACGCCGTTCTCCTAGAGCAGTTGCGGGTCGGAGACCTCGACCTCGTTGTGGGGCGGCTTGCCACGCCGGATAAGATGACGGGATTTTCGTTCGAACACCTCTACTCGGAAAAAGTTCGCTTTGTCGTTCGGGCCGGTCATCCACTGCTTGCAGAGAACATCAGCATTTTCGAGCGGCTGAACAAGTTTCCCGTTCTGACGCCAACGCGTAATTCCGTCATCGGCCCCGTGGTCGATCAGTTCCTGCTGGCCCATGGCGTTGCCCCACTGCCCACCCGCATCGAAACGGTCTCGGACGCTTTCGGGCGCGCATTTCTGCGCAAAAGCGATGCCGTATGGATCATCTCCGAAGGCGTTGTCGCTGCCGATATCGCAGACGGGACGCTTGCGGTTCTTCCACTCGATACCGCAGATACGAGCGGCCCGGTGGGGCTGACCATGCGCGCCGATACGCAGCCATCGCTACCGCTTTCGCTGCTGATGCAGACAATCCGCGAGACGGCAGCGGCGCTATCATCCTCTCGCGGCTGA
- a CDS encoding amino acid ABC transporter substrate-binding protein: MRRAIKALFALPAALLLTVSSVAAHDFTQPTLERIKETGKIRVGYGVTAPFSFTTPDGKVIGYSIDICRRLADRLKERLQMPAIEVVLVPRTPSNRVQLLNNGDMDIECNASTNTAERRKSVRFAISHFYGATRYVSLAKNSLHTVSDLKGRSVSVALGTVNVNDINEANRTKKLNVSVVPVDTLQAAFDMVTDGRVSAFAMDEVLLGTMIARSKDPAEYSISTEKLTDPQPFGFMMRLDDKAFATAVNEELAQIYKSPEMPALYSRWFESPIPEIGITVNLPMSDLLRQALANPVPVE, translated from the coding sequence GTGAGACGCGCGATTAAAGCCCTTTTTGCGCTACCTGCCGCGCTGCTTTTGACAGTATCCAGCGTCGCAGCTCATGATTTCACGCAGCCCACGCTTGAGCGCATCAAAGAGACGGGCAAAATCCGTGTCGGATACGGTGTGACGGCACCCTTTTCGTTCACGACACCGGATGGCAAAGTCATCGGTTACTCCATAGATATCTGTCGTCGCCTTGCGGACAGGCTCAAGGAACGGCTCCAGATGCCTGCAATCGAGGTGGTACTGGTGCCGCGCACGCCCAGCAACCGGGTGCAGTTGCTCAACAATGGCGACATGGATATCGAGTGCAATGCCAGCACCAACACGGCAGAGCGCAGGAAAAGCGTCAGGTTCGCCATCAGCCATTTCTACGGGGCAACGCGTTATGTGTCGCTCGCGAAAAACAGTCTCCACACTGTCTCTGACCTGAAGGGACGTTCCGTCAGCGTCGCGCTGGGCACCGTGAATGTCAACGACATCAATGAGGCAAACCGCACGAAGAAACTCAATGTTTCCGTCGTGCCGGTCGACACATTACAGGCCGCGTTCGACATGGTGACCGATGGGCGCGTCTCGGCATTCGCCATGGATGAGGTGTTGCTCGGTACCATGATTGCGCGGTCAAAAGACCCCGCCGAATACAGCATTTCCACCGAAAAGCTGACCGATCCGCAGCCATTCGGCTTCATGATGCGGCTGGACGACAAGGCGTTTGCCACTGCCGTCAACGAGGAGTTGGCGCAAATCTACAAAAGCCCCGAAATGCCAGCGCTCTACAGCCGCTGGTTCGAGAGCCCCATTCCCGAGATTGGTATCACAGTCAATCTGCCGATGAGCGATCTCTTGCGGCAAGCCTTGGCCAACCCCGTGCCGGTCGAATAA
- a CDS encoding CoA transferase subunit B produces the protein MTEAHALNTFEDIKLSNAQIAWRAAQDIVDGAYVNLGIGFPEMVARYQPPGREAIFHTENGILNFGEAPTEGEEDWDLINAGKKAVTLKPGAAFFHHADSFAMVRGGHLDVAILGAYQVAQNGDLANWRVGSKGVPAVGGAMDLVHGAKQVFVITEHVTKKGEPKLVEKCAFPLTGVGCITRIYTSHAVVDVKDGHFVLREKLDGMSFDDLQAMTGAKLHTDGPVADLVAPEL, from the coding sequence ATGACCGAAGCTCACGCTCTCAACACTTTCGAAGACATCAAGCTTTCCAACGCGCAGATCGCGTGGCGCGCAGCGCAGGACATCGTCGATGGCGCCTATGTCAATCTCGGCATCGGCTTTCCCGAAATGGTCGCGCGCTACCAGCCACCGGGCCGCGAGGCGATTTTCCATACCGAGAACGGCATCCTGAATTTCGGTGAAGCGCCTACCGAAGGCGAGGAAGACTGGGACCTGATCAATGCTGGCAAGAAAGCGGTGACGCTGAAGCCGGGCGCAGCTTTCTTTCACCATGCGGACAGCTTTGCCATGGTGCGCGGCGGGCATCTGGATGTGGCTATTCTCGGTGCCTACCAAGTGGCGCAGAATGGTGACCTCGCCAACTGGCGCGTTGGTTCCAAGGGCGTGCCTGCCGTTGGTGGCGCGATGGATCTCGTGCATGGTGCAAAGCAGGTTTTTGTCATCACCGAGCATGTGACCAAGAAGGGCGAACCCAAGCTCGTTGAAAAATGCGCCTTCCCCCTGACCGGTGTCGGCTGCATTACCCGCATCTATACCAGCCACGCTGTTGTCGACGTGAAAGACGGTCACTTCGTTCTGCGCGAAAAGCTTGATGGTATGAGCTTCGATGATTTGCAGGCCATGACCGGCGCAAAATTGCACACGGACGGCCCCGTTGCCGATCTTGTTGCTCCTGAACTGTGA
- a CDS encoding IclR family transcriptional regulator domain-containing protein — protein sequence MGGLAKGLRVIEAFSAEHPRLSISQAAEIAGLDRATTRRCLLTLAELGYAAYDGKYFTVTPKVLRLGTGCLAAMPLPRIVQPVLDTLSEKIGQSTSVSILDDTEIVYVARAAQRRVMSISLMPGSRLPAYCTSMGRVLLAALDISARQSALEMSDRRPRTPLTMVDITSLMAELAATSERGYALIDQEVEMGLRSIAVPLVNMRGQTVAALNVGLPASAASMDDLVARYLSPLLAVQLELRRMLV from the coding sequence ATGGGCGGGCTTGCCAAGGGGCTAAGGGTCATTGAGGCTTTCAGCGCCGAGCATCCGCGTCTGTCGATATCGCAAGCGGCCGAGATCGCCGGTCTCGACCGCGCCACGACGCGCCGATGCCTGTTGACGCTGGCCGAGTTGGGCTATGCCGCCTATGACGGCAAATATTTCACGGTAACGCCCAAGGTGCTGCGTCTTGGCACCGGTTGTCTCGCCGCCATGCCGCTGCCGCGCATCGTGCAGCCGGTGCTGGACACGTTGTCCGAAAAGATCGGTCAGAGCACATCGGTTTCCATTCTGGATGACACGGAAATCGTCTACGTCGCGCGGGCGGCGCAGCGTCGCGTCATGTCCATATCGCTGATGCCGGGCTCCCGCCTGCCTGCCTATTGCACCTCCATGGGACGTGTCCTTCTGGCGGCGCTGGATATTTCGGCCAGGCAATCCGCCCTTGAGATGTCCGACCGAAGGCCCAGAACGCCGCTCACTATGGTCGATATCACGTCATTGATGGCGGAACTGGCCGCGACCAGCGAGCGTGGTTACGCGCTGATCGATCAGGAAGTGGAGATGGGCCTGCGCTCCATCGCTGTGCCGCTGGTCAATATGCGTGGGCAGACGGTCGCGGCGTTGAATGTCGGGCTGCCCGCCTCGGCAGCGTCCATGGACGATCTCGTGGCGCGCTACCTGTCACCGCTTCTCGCCGTTCAATTAGAGCTTCGCAGAATGCTTGTCTAA
- a CDS encoding amino acid ABC transporter substrate-binding protein, producing MRYSQCNYVNKTFSKALRRSVMYVAIAAPLACHGVAQAQDAGTLDTIARTKTISIGYREDEVPFAYKATDGTATGYTVELCNDIAEHVRQVLKLDTININYVIATPASRFLLVKSGKIDLECSATTNNAERREQVSFSYPHFITATRFVAKKSSDVKHIKDLAGRTVASTTGTVNIEQLQTINRANNLNISVMLARQNSDGFSFVENNKATAFVMDGVLLAAHVAFSKSPEDYMVSTETFGPPEPYGILMRKGDEPFRKVVNDALREVFVSGDINRIYDKWFMSPLPPDGRNFNLPMSPELQAAFRDPQEYLQ from the coding sequence ATGCGATATTCCCAGTGCAATTATGTGAATAAGACATTTTCAAAGGCTCTGCGCCGCAGCGTTATGTATGTTGCCATTGCGGCTCCGCTCGCGTGTCATGGGGTAGCGCAGGCGCAGGATGCCGGTACGCTCGACACGATTGCGCGCACCAAGACCATATCGATCGGCTACCGCGAGGATGAGGTTCCCTTCGCCTACAAAGCGACCGATGGCACGGCGACAGGCTATACGGTGGAACTGTGCAACGACATTGCAGAACATGTCCGCCAGGTACTCAAGCTCGATACGATCAATATAAATTACGTCATCGCTACGCCCGCTTCGCGGTTTCTCCTCGTCAAGTCAGGCAAAATCGATCTGGAATGCAGCGCCACGACCAACAACGCAGAGCGACGTGAACAGGTCTCTTTCTCCTATCCGCATTTCATAACCGCGACACGCTTCGTCGCGAAGAAATCCAGCGATGTGAAACACATCAAGGATCTCGCCGGACGAACCGTGGCTTCCACCACCGGCACGGTCAATATCGAGCAGTTGCAGACGATCAACCGCGCCAATAACCTCAATATTTCGGTGATGTTGGCGCGGCAGAACTCCGATGGTTTTTCCTTCGTGGAAAACAACAAGGCGACAGCATTCGTCATGGATGGCGTGCTGCTGGCCGCCCATGTCGCGTTTTCCAAGTCACCTGAAGATTATATGGTGTCGACCGAAACCTTTGGTCCGCCTGAGCCCTATGGCATCTTGATGCGCAAGGGCGATGAGCCTTTCCGCAAAGTCGTGAACGATGCCTTGCGTGAGGTTTTCGTCAGCGGAGATATCAACCGTATCTACGATAAATGGTTCATGTCACCGCTGCCGCCGGATGGCCGGAATTTCAATCTGCCGATGTCGCCGGAATTACAGGCCGCGTTTCGCGATCCGCAGGAGTACCTGCAGTGA
- a CDS encoding EAL domain-containing protein: MFWKINVFLVSSVVLAYVMGAAIGWVMVERDSLEQWRRQAELNAQVTSSVIRSIYTFVAIESSDDGQITKIISERPLGDDASILDTGFNPADVLGLAAAQTKNNIWLFQKTPGEKPFASSAEAFGSDDGIGLTLPDYGNTSKFFVGFADIGDIKHFVAYVPIVDLKGELQGALVTTIGEADALQESQNRLLRNSFLLLVTILVLTGAAVTLIMRKVFKPVPDLVSALSRIARDDTRSVTPFQDRHDEIGRLATAIETLREAVVEREHLRQVRDVAKHMEHLAHHDSLTGLPNRTFFGKKLEEMIAGLGEGGARFNIMLLDLDRFKSINDGLGHASGDALLTSFAERLQLLMRPGDIAARFGGDEFAILQVVRKNALGEASKLSSNIIRSLARPFILLGKEVTVGTSIGICTETSAGTEISELLKKADIALYAAKSEGRGTFRFFKQGMEMSGDRGHVLQHDLDAALRNDEFELHYQPIFSVHGSEPVGFEALLRWKHPRLGWVSPADFIPVAEKTGQIVAIGDWVMKTACAGAATLPEDTFIAVNVSPLQLVQGNFADKVKSALFNHGLPARRLEIELTESAQICSLECREMLEELRALGISIALDDFGTGYSGISYLLTLPITKIKIDRSFIMHVQDRADSRAVVTSLLQMAKSLQLETTAEGIENEYQMEFVRLAGCTLSQGYHLGRPARIEDIQRNHYNVYPRKVSSLGA; encoded by the coding sequence ATGTTCTGGAAAATAAACGTCTTTCTCGTGTCCAGCGTCGTGCTGGCCTACGTCATGGGCGCGGCCATCGGCTGGGTCATGGTCGAGCGGGATTCGCTGGAACAGTGGCGGCGTCAGGCAGAGTTGAATGCGCAGGTGACCAGCTCCGTCATCCGCAGCATCTACACCTTCGTCGCGATCGAGAGCAGCGATGACGGCCAGATCACCAAGATCATCAGCGAACGTCCTTTGGGCGACGACGCGTCGATCCTCGATACCGGCTTTAATCCCGCCGATGTGCTGGGCCTTGCCGCCGCGCAGACGAAGAACAACATCTGGCTTTTCCAGAAAACGCCCGGAGAAAAGCCCTTCGCCAGCTCTGCCGAAGCGTTCGGTTCGGACGATGGCATTGGCCTCACACTGCCCGATTACGGCAATACCAGCAAGTTTTTCGTCGGCTTTGCAGATATCGGCGATATCAAACACTTCGTTGCCTATGTTCCGATTGTCGATCTGAAGGGCGAGCTTCAGGGTGCTCTGGTCACCACCATAGGCGAAGCCGATGCCTTGCAGGAAAGTCAGAACCGGCTTTTGCGAAACTCTTTCCTGCTGCTGGTGACCATCCTGGTGTTGACCGGCGCTGCCGTGACGCTGATCATGCGCAAGGTGTTCAAGCCCGTGCCGGACCTCGTCAGCGCCCTCAGCCGTATTGCCCGCGATGACACGCGTTCCGTCACCCCGTTTCAGGATCGTCACGATGAAATCGGTCGCCTAGCTACCGCCATCGAAACCCTGCGCGAGGCCGTCGTCGAGCGTGAGCATCTGCGCCAGGTGCGCGATGTGGCGAAACACATGGAGCATCTTGCCCACCACGATTCGCTGACGGGCCTGCCCAACCGCACATTCTTCGGCAAGAAACTCGAAGAAATGATCGCAGGGTTGGGCGAGGGCGGTGCCCGCTTCAACATCATGTTGTTGGACCTAGATCGTTTCAAATCCATCAATGATGGTCTTGGCCACGCCAGCGGCGATGCGCTGTTGACGTCTTTTGCCGAACGCTTGCAGCTCCTCATGCGACCGGGTGATATCGCCGCGCGATTTGGTGGAGATGAATTCGCCATTTTGCAGGTCGTGCGCAAGAATGCTCTGGGGGAAGCCAGCAAGCTTTCGTCCAACATCATCCGTTCACTTGCTCGCCCATTCATTCTGTTGGGTAAAGAGGTCACCGTTGGCACCAGTATCGGCATCTGTACCGAGACTTCGGCTGGTACGGAGATTTCGGAGCTTTTGAAGAAGGCAGATATTGCGCTTTACGCTGCCAAGTCCGAAGGACGGGGCACCTTCCGTTTCTTCAAACAGGGCATGGAAATGTCTGGTGACCGCGGGCATGTGCTTCAGCATGATCTCGACGCCGCGCTCCGCAACGATGAATTCGAGCTTCATTATCAGCCGATATTCTCTGTCCACGGTTCCGAACCTGTCGGTTTCGAGGCGCTGCTGCGGTGGAAGCATCCACGGCTTGGCTGGGTATCGCCAGCGGACTTCATTCCGGTTGCGGAAAAGACGGGACAGATCGTTGCCATCGGCGATTGGGTCATGAAAACCGCCTGCGCAGGGGCCGCGACCCTCCCGGAAGACACTTTCATCGCCGTCAACGTTTCACCCCTGCAATTGGTTCAGGGAAACTTCGCGGACAAGGTCAAGTCCGCCCTGTTCAATCACGGCCTGCCAGCCCGACGGCTGGAGATCGAACTGACGGAAAGCGCCCAGATATGCTCGCTCGAATGTCGGGAAATGCTGGAAGAGCTGCGCGCTCTGGGCATTAGCATCGCGCTCGACGATTTCGGCACGGGTTACTCCGGCATCAGCTACCTGCTGACGTTGCCGATCACCAAAATCAAGATCGACCGCAGCTTCATCATGCATGTTCAGGACCGCGCCGATAGCCGCGCAGTTGTCACCAGCCTGCTTCAAATGGCCAAGAGCCTGCAACTCGAAACAACAGCTGAGGGCATCGAGAACGAATACCAGATGGAGTTCGTGCGCCTGGCCGGCTGCACGCTCAGTCAGGGTTACCACCTCGGACGCCCTGCGCGCATCGAAGACATTCAACGCAATCATTACAATGTGTACCCCCGGAAGGTGTCATCGCTAGGAGCGTGA
- the pcaF gene encoding 3-oxoadipyl-CoA thiolase, translating to MTDVFICDYIRTPIGRFGGALSSVRADDLGAVPLKALVERNPKVDWEAVEDVIFGCANQAGEDNRNVARMSLLLAGLPVSVTGTTMNRLCGSGMDAVITAARAIKSGEAELMIAGGVESMSRAPFVMPKAETAFSRNAEIYDTTIGWRFVNPVMKSLYGVDSMPETGDNVAIDYKVEREAQDAFAVRSQQKAAQAQASGRLGKEITPVTIPQRKGDPVLVARDEHPRETSLEALAKLKPVNRMEGATVTAGNASGVNDGAAALIIASEEAVKKYGLTPLARVCGGATAGVPPRVMGIGPAPASQKLLARLGWTQDMLDVIELNEAFASQGLATLRQLGIADDDPRANINGGAIALGHPLGMSGARIAGTAALELSLTSKSKALATMCIGVGQGIAIGLERV from the coding sequence ATGACCGACGTTTTTATCTGCGACTACATCCGTACCCCCATTGGCCGTTTCGGCGGTGCGCTCTCTTCCGTCCGCGCTGATGACCTTGGCGCAGTGCCACTGAAAGCACTCGTGGAACGCAACCCGAAGGTGGACTGGGAAGCCGTCGAGGACGTGATTTTCGGCTGCGCCAACCAGGCCGGTGAAGACAACCGCAACGTAGCCCGCATGTCCCTGCTGCTGGCAGGGCTTCCCGTCTCCGTGACGGGCACGACGATGAACCGCCTGTGCGGTTCGGGCATGGATGCTGTCATCACAGCGGCGCGCGCCATCAAATCCGGCGAAGCGGAATTGATGATTGCTGGCGGCGTGGAAAGCATGAGCCGCGCGCCCTTCGTTATGCCAAAGGCCGAGACCGCCTTTTCCCGCAATGCCGAAATCTACGACACGACTATCGGCTGGCGCTTCGTCAACCCGGTGATGAAATCGCTCTATGGCGTTGATTCCATGCCGGAAACCGGCGACAATGTTGCAATCGACTACAAGGTTGAGCGCGAGGCGCAGGACGCATTTGCAGTCCGCAGCCAGCAAAAGGCGGCACAGGCGCAGGCCAGTGGCAGACTTGGCAAGGAAATCACACCTGTCACCATTCCCCAGCGCAAGGGCGATCCTGTCTTGGTCGCCAGAGACGAGCACCCACGCGAAACGAGCCTTGAGGCTTTGGCAAAATTGAAGCCAGTAAACCGCATGGAGGGCGCCACCGTCACAGCGGGAAACGCTTCTGGCGTCAACGATGGAGCCGCCGCCCTCATCATCGCATCAGAGGAAGCGGTGAAGAAATACGGACTGACGCCGCTCGCACGCGTTTGCGGCGGCGCAACGGCGGGTGTTCCACCGCGCGTGATGGGTATTGGCCCGGCACCGGCCTCGCAAAAACTGTTGGCTCGACTGGGTTGGACACAGGATATGCTCGATGTCATCGAGCTCAACGAAGCCTTCGCTTCGCAGGGATTGGCAACGTTGCGCCAGCTTGGCATCGCCGATGACGATCCGCGTGCCAACATCAATGGCGGCGCGATTGCGCTGGGTCATCCGTTGGGTATGAGCGGCGCACGCATTGCAGGAACGGCGGCTTTGGAGCTTTCACTGACCTCCAAGAGCAAGGCGCTTGCAACGATGTGCATAGGTGTTGGCCAAGGCATCGCGATTGGGCTGGAACGGGTCTGA
- the pobA gene encoding 4-hydroxybenzoate 3-monooxygenase → MRTQVVIIGSGPAGLLLGQILSNAGIDNIILDRVGKDYILGRVRAGVLEEGTVNLLEQVGVASRLHREGLPHDGFSLAFDGRDHRVDLHDLTGGKRVMVYGQTEVTHDLMDAREKIGALTIYDAHNVQPHAFDSAAPYVTYEKDGASHRIDCDFIAGCDGFHGASRKAVPQGAIKEFERVYPFGWLGILADVPPVDHELIYANHPRGFALCSMRSATRSRYYVQCGLDEKVEAWSDDRFWDELRRRLPAHHAEAMVTGPSFEKSIAPLRSFVAEPMRFGRLFLAGDAAHIVPPTGAKGLNLAASDVCYLSEALIEYYNEHSQAGLDGYSARALARVWKAVRFSWWMTTMMHRFPDTGDFGQKIQEAELDYLVQSRAASTALAENYVGLPY, encoded by the coding sequence ATGCGCACGCAGGTCGTTATCATCGGTTCAGGTCCAGCTGGGCTCTTGCTCGGGCAGATATTGTCCAATGCCGGTATCGACAACATCATCCTTGATCGCGTCGGCAAGGATTATATTCTGGGTCGCGTGCGCGCCGGTGTGCTGGAAGAGGGCACGGTAAACCTTCTGGAGCAGGTGGGTGTTGCCAGCAGGTTGCACCGAGAAGGATTGCCACATGACGGCTTCTCGCTCGCTTTCGATGGTCGTGACCATCGTGTAGACCTGCACGACTTGACCGGCGGCAAACGGGTCATGGTCTATGGCCAGACAGAAGTCACGCATGACCTGATGGATGCCCGCGAGAAGATCGGCGCGCTCACGATATACGACGCGCATAACGTCCAGCCGCATGCCTTCGACAGCGCCGCGCCGTACGTGACCTATGAAAAAGACGGCGCAAGCCACCGGATCGACTGTGATTTCATTGCCGGCTGCGATGGCTTCCATGGCGCCAGCCGAAAGGCAGTGCCACAGGGTGCGATCAAGGAATTTGAGCGCGTCTATCCCTTCGGTTGGCTCGGCATTCTCGCCGACGTGCCGCCTGTTGATCATGAGTTGATCTACGCAAACCACCCCCGGGGCTTTGCACTCTGCTCCATGCGGTCCGCGACGCGCAGTCGTTATTACGTTCAATGTGGCCTGGACGAAAAGGTTGAGGCGTGGAGCGACGACCGCTTCTGGGACGAACTTAGACGCCGTCTTCCGGCACACCATGCGGAGGCGATGGTGACAGGTCCTTCCTTCGAGAAATCGATTGCGCCGCTGCGGTCTTTCGTTGCCGAGCCGATGCGTTTCGGTCGGCTGTTTCTAGCCGGAGATGCCGCCCATATCGTACCGCCAACGGGCGCAAAGGGCCTCAACCTTGCAGCAAGCGATGTCTGTTACCTCAGCGAAGCCTTGATCGAATATTACAACGAGCATTCGCAGGCGGGTCTGGATGGATATTCGGCGCGGGCGCTGGCTCGCGTCTGGAAGGCCGTTCGCTTCTCTTGGTGGATGACCACAATGATGCACCGCTTTCCCGACACCGGTGATTTCGGCCAGAAAATTCAGGAGGCGGAACTGGATTATCTCGTCCAATCCCGCGCGGCCTCTACGGCGCTCGCCGAAAATTACGTCGGCCTACCTTACTGA
- a CDS encoding 3-oxoacid CoA-transferase subunit A has protein sequence MDKTINSAAEAVSGIGDGATVMIGGFGGSGAPIELIHALIDKGSKNLTVINNNAGNGRIGIAAMIDAGLVRKMICSFPRSSDPRAFTDRYLAGEIELELVPQGTLAERIRAGGAGIPAFYTPTAYGTELADGKPIAEFDGRHYVQERWLKADFAIVKAHLGDTHGNLTYSKAGRNFNPLMCMAATRTIAQVSSLVPAGQIDPEQVVTPGIFVDGVVQIDNPQQEEILIRAGVAYA, from the coding sequence ATGGACAAGACGATCAACAGCGCAGCCGAAGCGGTTTCCGGTATCGGGGACGGTGCGACGGTTATGATTGGCGGATTTGGCGGCTCCGGTGCGCCGATCGAACTGATACATGCCTTGATCGACAAAGGCTCGAAGAACCTCACCGTTATCAACAACAATGCCGGGAACGGTCGTATCGGCATCGCAGCGATGATCGACGCGGGCCTGGTGCGCAAGATGATCTGCTCATTTCCCCGTTCGTCGGACCCGCGCGCATTTACCGACCGATATCTGGCTGGCGAAATCGAGCTTGAACTCGTGCCGCAGGGAACGCTGGCAGAGCGTATCCGCGCAGGCGGCGCGGGCATTCCTGCTTTCTATACGCCGACCGCCTATGGCACCGAGCTTGCCGATGGCAAGCCAATCGCGGAATTCGATGGACGTCATTATGTGCAGGAGCGCTGGCTGAAGGCGGATTTCGCTATCGTTAAAGCACATCTCGGCGACACCCATGGCAACCTGACCTACAGCAAGGCCGGTCGCAACTTCAATCCGCTGATGTGCATGGCAGCGACGCGGACGATTGCACAGGTTTCCAGCCTTGTGCCTGCCGGTCAGATCGACCCGGAACAGGTGGTAACACCCGGCATCTTCGTCGATGGCGTCGTCCAGATCGACAATCCACAACAGGAAGAAATCCTGATCCGCGCAGGAGTGGCATACGCATGA